gatccttgagggcactgggatgtgggctaggggggggtgctgagggcaggacaatgagcttacagtgcccagcctggctgaggctgtgccaggaggccccagggcctcaggacaaggtgtctcctcacagcccttggtggcacagacactgctgtgccccagggcaccaagacttgactTCTCCTTGTTCCAacatgtcatcactgcctccagttctctgctctgcctggagtctggggacattttctcagtcgtgtccctctctgggacccattaaaagtccacaAAACTTtgagctggattctgacttggagttctggagaagtttcttcagctccctctcagggactgatgttcagggcctgagcacaaagccccagaggctcattaaagtccttctgctgtgtctgtgctgctgagctggctgggctccaggcacagaggcagctcctgataaccaataagagcttcaaaagcacatttctcttgatgagcagctcttctgccagcccagcagggctggggcactgcctgcagccatcccgggcaaagcacagaggcacagagagcttcaatcattcaggtctgggaaggtgctgagaagtgcctggggcagaatcactgccagcccttggcacaggaacctctggctgcaggacaatgcagctgcagctcctggagtgatctcctaaagctggaacattctaatgcctacagactctgtgagtacattctctgattgtctcttgtgcagagcagcgaggggtgcccagggctgttctgcagagcagggtcctgcagcccagggcactgtgctggggcagggactctgctgcctgccagggacagctctcagccatccctggcagctgatcccagcactggggaacatggtctgggtgggaggagacagttggtcaggcttggaagtgttctccttgtgtggggtggatgctgcattgttcaggactgcttccaggatggCATTTAATGCCAGAAcaaatagattatacagggagcacagcaaggcaggggctgcatgaaagggaactccctgctttttgaatatactgttctgggttgcctggataggaaagtgcacatagatattcatctctcagttcaggttgagaaaaaaaccccaaaaaaacccccaaaattctctcagatgttaataaaccaggcagtgacagaaatccttgcagggccccttagaggcagcatcagtgttgcttTCCCAGTCTCCTCAGTGTTcctgtgatgttgccatcagagcctgcagagccaaagctgcccctgggcagtgccagagctgggaggggtctgcagggcagagctgagcccccagggctgggctgggctctggcagcactggcagggcccagccctgggcacagggaagcagctgctggcagggacagctccacgtagcagagccctgggcaggcagtgggaggaaagtgcccccaagctgtgctgggatatttaaagtcctctccaaacccaactattccatgattacttttcttacagatccccatgccaaggcacagtaaatgtccaacagcagctccatcaggcacttcctcctcctggcattggcagacatgcggcagttgcagctcctgcacttctgcctcttgctgggcatctccctggctgccctcctgggcaacggactcatcatcagcactgtagcctgcagccaccacctgcacacacccctgttcttcttcctgctcaacttggccctcagcgacctgggctccatctgcaccactgtccccaaagccatgcacaattccctctgggacaccagggacatctcctacactggatgtgctgtccaagtctttctgattttcttcttcctctcagcagagttttctctcctgaccatcatgtgctacgaccgctacgtgtccatctgcaaaccccttcactacaggaccctcctgggcagcagaacttgtgcccacatggcagcagctgcctgggccagtgcctttctcaatgctctcatgcacacagccaatacattttccctgcccctgtgccatggcaatgccttgggccagttcttctgtgaaatcccacagatcctcacactctcctgctccaaatcctatctcagagAATTTGGGCTCCTTGTGTTTTCCATCTGTTTAGCATTGTgttgctttgtgttcattgttttctcttatgtgcagatcttcagggctgtgctgaggatcccctctgagcagagacggcacaaagccttttccacctgcctccctcacttggccgtggtctccctgttcctcagcactggtacaCTTTATTAtcttaagcccccctccatctcctccccatccctggatctggccctgtcagttctgtactcggtggtgcctccagtgctgaatcccctcatctacagcctgaggaaccaggagctgaaggctgcagtgtggagactgatgactggcgTGTTTcggaagcattaaactgctggccagtttctgcaagtcacatgtaataaaagtcatctttgatacttcttgatgGTTTCATTTTCGTGGttctttatctatttattttactttttaaatcttgtccactaataaatataattatttgtgccatttttcattttgtttctctccaccttccttgtggccacagactgtttTAATAAGGGACTGCACTCTTTGTTGCTTTAAAGAAATTAAAGGATCTCCAAGCAGTGTTCTATGcagagatgccccttttgttgtctcctctggagctgcagcagcaatgtctgtgtgctgagctggggcagatcagagctggcccagcagctgtgccccgcagcagcagcacttggtgttgccagtgctgctgctgtggccctgccccgctgccctggtggccctgggctctgcaagagccctgagggagatgaaaaggagcagcagagcaggggctgatccatccccagtatgctgcacagcccagggcagcatcccagagcgtcctcatggagctgccaacaacatacaccccctgcagccctggcctctcccccagctcacaaaggtgccccatccttgcaggcacagacacagcagcactggctcagcagcccctgtttgcattgcgcagagcagggggagcacccccatgctgttgctgtggggacaggaaCATGAGGgaccacaaatgccatcagccgctggggccagcaaggcctgggggacaccagggaaaccactcagctttgtcctggcctctgcagtcagtcaGAAAGTCtattcccatcagctgggagtttcctgtgccaatGCAGATGCTGTTAGTCAGAGCCAGGGCCGCCTGGcagtgtcctggggtgatgttatgatgcttgtatccccattcatctgttctgtgcctttaagaccggctctgaggagtgaaagtttattttgggtttctcttatcagggacacagagacgagcagtacatagggctgtttttcacttctttctttcagtttgcttctttgcttgctctcttttctgctctcgcttctgctctgctttggcctctgcttattagctagttctagctaaacagtccacatccctacctggactgtttctcctctcctggttctgtgaccctctcgaacctgctccggactgggacctgggaacaccgaaggtttgcaccgtgtggctgcagcagctgccccagcgccggaggtactgagaacagagcaaccacccccgaaagagactttctgattttgtcatctttctcagagcggcgtcatctggtattgttcattttgtgtgctggggggtgctgtgcctgaaataaacaggttctttccacctctctccaaggaatgttttcccgaaccggttgggggaggggccgtgtgggtttggttttctggaggggccctcctttgcagattctttaacaaatttgccctaaaccaggacaaaatattggcgcccaacatggggctcgagagagagtggaaaaaccctgttttgactgcattttggttgttattactctgtgttcttttaaatcagctaatagccatgctttttgaattcatactgtctattggggtgaaggtttgcatgcatttctggtccctagggttttttgagattttaatacctctctggtccctagatTTATTTCCTTATCCAggaatagctttagtattgtctcTAAtttggagagtctggttctagcatggcttaaagaaagagacCATGAATGtatacagcagagggaaaagtaaaaggtagttgtaaagcatttcccaggcttgattctataaacaattaggctctctcaagtaccactttataaacaataagattctcagacagttttcccatacaggcaaacattctgtccttgggctctctgagaacactgatcctgttttcaatagacaaaccacaggtattgtaaacaacaggaggggttagagttttctgtGTAACCTATCATGAGCttagattttgcaatatgcatgaagttaattaacactgttatatgaagtggctgattgatcaataaatcaaagtcaatgctgatcaatgacaaggtgggttggcttccttcgctttcaacataatggtgacacccggacgtgataCGGCAATGCACCACGAAGAAGCGAAGAAAACGGGTCAGGTCCTGAGCAGCGGGACGGCAGTAAACGCGAtaaagggataaaaaagaagctgagtcgTGTCGTGCCTTGGGTGTCGTACAGGCGAGCCCGACTGAGATGTGctgcacggaccttgaagaggctgcattcAGCGCTGATTAATTAGGTATGGAAAGGAAAGCAGCATATGAATTATTGACtgtctttttacaaaaaaggcaaattaagggggtAGATTGGCAAAAGGATTTAACAGGACTTCGGACTTATGGCTACAGTAAAGGGGTTTTCCTTAAACCCTGTGTGGTTTACAAGTTAACGGAatggcgtgaattcggtgatttattatgggaggctactttagaaaGTGATAAAACTGTCAAGAGGCTAAGCAAGCCATGGTGGGTGATGTACGGTGCACTTTCTCActatgtctctgagtgcaagacagcggctgcagctcgtggagcttgcggggctgtgctactccgaactcggcacagGCGCtctgccatggggagcagccgtgGCGAGCGGCCACCTAAAATACTGCACCGCagcggcgggagcggaggcagtggcggggagagcggagccgccgcgtGGGAGCCGCGCCGCAGGGGGAGCGACCCGACCAGCAGTGTCTGCAGCGCACGCTGTGATCCAACCTGACACCACAGGGAGTCGCCACGGGGCTGGCGGGGCCGCCGCAGAGGAAGTGACccgcagcacagagcagggggggACGCCTGCTCCGGCACAAGCGGCGGGGCACTGGAGTGCTTTTCCAGCGCCAGAGCTTGTCTCTCCGCCCCGCAGCTGGCAAAGAGCCTCGGTtttggacctaacagcctaatggatgtgacCTTTTGTCAACAAGGGAGGGGATCCCTGCTGAAATTTagaaaccagtgataataaacaaatgACATCAAAGGCTATCAGGACGTTTTCCACCTAAGTCAAGGGGACTTTTGTTCTTCCCAGcagactgtgaaacagaaatcagcgTAGAAATGTGTGGGTCAAATtttggccgatttggctcggcattggttatgctgtcagaatcacctgcattaacgtagactttaacatcagaagcccggatggctcagtcggtggaacatcagactctaaaattatattttgaaaaatttaaaaatgctaaGATGTCTTggactgattgtatgagtgagatgttgtgagtgtggtttttggtatagaaatgctatagcaaacacgtgaagaaagttattttagcttaatattttagaatcaggcctgtaagtaagttatagtaaatgctatattttttttttttaagttttatcttttattaagtagtttaagttaaattgtctattaagtgccattaaatattaaatactgttaagataaattatattaggtttaagttaagttagattctgttaagtttgaattatatttggtttaagttgtatagaatttaaagtcagttaattttgttaaagttttattagatttaagtgattttacattatttacaaataagtctgttaagtttaaatattttaagtgcttgaaGTGCATACTattttcccaccactccaaatcaacaaaggactgagaatcgaccagctgatgccatttgagccaaatgactaaaggattaaagaccgtaaaactgattttgaacttttctgagagacCCAGGAggggggtggatgtgaaaatctcaaggaaagaaaggatcattttcaggcttgccgtttgcctcctctccaggttcgcatgaatgaaaagaGCTAACAGCCtgcttttcttagtccaattaccacctaccatgCAATGCCTGAAAAGGCCGGACATCATGGCTCggctgggggtggttttaaccgtTTGGGATAAAAGCCATTGCTCggaccgtggctggggaaccttatagagatactgagtgtgcttttaaatgcttttacttattttactttGTCTTTGTAGttgtatccaaaatatggttggtaggatgacagagaaaacttggcaaactaacctcctttctcaaaaagaaaaagtcgggggaagtgtggagagtctggttctagcatggcttaaagaaagagaccatgaaggtatacagcagagggaaaagtaaaaggtagttgtaaagcatttcccaggcttgattctataaacaattaggttCTCTCAAGCACcaatttataaacaataagattctcagacagttttcccatacaggcaaacattctgtccttgggctctctgagaacactgatcctgttttcaatagacaaaccacaggtattgtaaacaacaggaggggttagagttttctgtGTAACCTATCATGAGCttagattttgcaatatgcatgaagttaattaacactgttatatgaagtggctgattgatcaataaatcaaagtcaatgctgatcagcgacaaggtgggttggcttccttcactTTCAAcacctaatacgtagtttttacatcagaggggcagtgaccagagtagctatcctgctgggcttggtggcaatattttgcaagaagtttataaacatgctagggtctgctccaggtatgaatggttcatggctatggttatgcatccagtttgttgcaggaggagcaggagggaacgaggtttttcagcctctgctttccttcttctcctatgaatcagttgcatcactagtgaaggatgttcagtttcccctcaatgttaaagaaaccatcttcgtGGTATTCATTcttgtaaccttcctctatacagcctgctgcttctctagaatgagggctgagatttctagacgggctgataagacccctgactcaggagtagaccccggtgtggaaaatcctaagtggtgtgggaaatgggaggatatgggccaaatcctgagggaattctctgaccctatagtctgggattttccccatgaacaaattcagaacccagctgaggtggggaaatctctgaaagagaagtaccaggataagcctaaggagaggaaggtcattgcagtgacctgggccctggcctatgcttattgcacactgctagatactgttgggcagcagagagaggcaggggggcagggagataaatcagcaactgtcccggtgactcaggctgcagctaatactccaggctcgaagccagcatctaaacccatggctgttgctaccagcactagaactgggaaatgcacggacaagaccaatcgaccaggggatgatgatgatgatgaaggagaaggaacctcaatgattcctgacataaaatcaggagtcaaagcagcaggtgcaagatcagatgcaaatattgagtccttttccctgaaggaccttcgtggcctatggaaggattacactcaaaggtctgatgaatccataattagttggctctgggacgctgcaggcgaggctacaattctggacggcactgaagccaggcatttgggatctctgtcacaggatcctgtcatagaccaaggaatgatgaggggggctaaccctcacagcctctgggaacgggtcctaagaagcgtagcagaaagatacctgtgtgcggacgatctctatatgcagcaaagtcag
The sequence above is drawn from the Melospiza melodia melodia isolate bMelMel2 unplaced genomic scaffold, bMelMel2.pri scaffold_28, whole genome shotgun sequence genome and encodes:
- the LOC134433965 gene encoding olfactory receptor 14A16-like — protein: MSNSSSIRHFLLLALADMRQLQLLHFCLLLGISLAALLGNGLIISTVACSHHLHTPLFFFLLNLALSDLGSICTTVPKAMHNSLWDTRDISYTGCAVQVFLIFFFLSAEFSLLTIMCYDRYVSICKPLHYRTLLGSRTCAHMAAAAWASAFLNALMHTANTFSLPLCHGNALGQFFCEIPQILTLSCSKSYLREFGLLVFSICLALCCFVFIVFSYVQIFRAVLRIPSEQRRHKAFSTCLPHLAVVSLFLSTGTLYYLKPPSISSPSLDLALSVLYSVVPPVLNPLIYSLRNQELKAAVWRLMTGVFRKH